The Gemmata palustris genome includes a region encoding these proteins:
- a CDS encoding KpsF/GutQ family sugar-phosphate isomerase gives MPDSTESAFDKIDYARRVLRAEAASLDVVAGRLDDGFNRVADALFACRGRVAVIGVGKSADVGQKTVGTFNSTGTRAYILDATRAVHGDLGSIHPDDVALLLSHSGESEELVRLLGPLKKLASSLLAITSSAGSALGRAADAAIVYGPIKEACPLALAPSTSTTVMLALGDALAFTLLEQRQFTADEFAKFHPAGSLGRKLALVSELMRRGSELRIAAQTDTVREVFAKVRHTGRRTGAIMLVDADGRLAGLFTDSDLARLFENREDRLLDAPVAHVMTHAPVVIAPESRVAVALDVLRARKFSELPVVDEAGRPVGMLDITDLIGLDPLAGGADSRPALRLIDRKSA, from the coding sequence ATGCCTGACTCCACCGAATCGGCGTTCGACAAGATCGATTACGCGCGGCGCGTCCTGCGGGCCGAGGCCGCGTCGCTCGACGTCGTTGCCGGGCGCCTCGATGACGGCTTCAACCGGGTCGCGGACGCGCTGTTCGCGTGCCGCGGGCGCGTCGCGGTGATCGGCGTGGGCAAATCCGCGGACGTGGGTCAGAAGACCGTCGGCACGTTCAACTCCACCGGCACCCGGGCCTACATACTCGACGCGACCCGCGCCGTTCACGGCGACCTCGGGAGCATTCACCCGGACGATGTCGCCCTGCTGCTCTCGCACAGCGGCGAGTCGGAAGAACTGGTCCGGCTACTCGGCCCGCTGAAGAAGCTCGCGTCGTCCTTACTGGCGATCACGAGCAGCGCGGGGAGCGCGCTCGGCCGCGCCGCCGACGCCGCCATCGTGTACGGCCCGATCAAAGAAGCGTGCCCGCTCGCGCTGGCGCCGAGTACCAGCACCACGGTGATGCTCGCGCTCGGCGACGCGCTCGCGTTCACGCTGCTCGAACAGCGCCAGTTCACCGCCGACGAGTTCGCGAAGTTCCACCCGGCCGGGTCGCTCGGGCGCAAACTCGCTCTCGTTTCCGAATTGATGCGCCGGGGGAGCGAGCTCCGCATCGCGGCCCAGACGGACACGGTGCGCGAGGTGTTCGCGAAAGTCCGGCACACCGGCCGGCGCACGGGCGCGATCATGCTCGTGGACGCCGACGGGCGGCTCGCGGGGCTGTTCACCGACAGCGACCTCGCCCGCCTCTTCGAGAACCGCGAGGACCGGCTCCTGGACGCGCCCGTCGCGCACGTGATGACGCACGCGCCGGTCGTGATCGCGCCCGAGTCGCGCGTAGCGGTCGCGCTGGATGTGCTGCGGGCACGGAAGTTCAGCGAACTGCCCGTGGTGGACGAAGCCGGCCGGCCCGTCGGAATGCTCGATATTACCGATCTGATCGGACTCGACCCGCTGGCCGGGGGCGCGGATTCCCGGCCGGCGCTGCGCCTGATCGACCGCAAGAGCGCGTAA
- a CDS encoding beta strand repeat-containing protein — protein sequence MTVISTLLRRLQKSRTLSPVARARARLQVALLEDRTVPTTLTWTGAIDADWSTSGNWDDGAANTEVPDSADDVLVFTTGGANQSTNNDIGALTVDQIQFGDSGYTLSGTALTLATSLTDTTASGTNTIALDVAGAATLSKSGAGTLELSGANTFTGATTVSAGTLTLTGGSALADTVAVNLSSGTANLALGASETIGSLAGSGTVDLSAFTLTTGGAGTSTAFSGVISGAGNLAKAGAGTFTLSGANTYTGTTTVSAGTLSVTDDTNLGTGAVTLAAGTTLAVTGATTIDNAVALSGAATISNTAAVTVSGLISGSSTLTKTGAGTLTLTNTGNEAAFSGAITASSGTLAVGDDDALGSGALTFSGGFFTLTGTTTVDNAIVLNASATPISVGTGLTATLSGVVSETGGARAINKAGAGTLVLAGTNTYTGNTNLNGGTVSVAGDANLGSGTILFNQSAPTLLVTGTGTIDNLIALSVAGTIDNANAVTLSGVISGANNLTKAGAGVLTLSGANTFTGTATVSAGTLTLSGNSAIADTVAVTVSTGATLNLGNDETIGSLAGAGNVTLGANFLTAGADNTSTTFSGVISGTGTLTKQGTGTLTLSGANTYTGATTVSAGTLSVAADNNLGTGVLTLAGGTTLTVTGTGVTVDNLVTLSGAATVSNANAVTLSGVISGANNLAKTGAGTFTLSGANTYTGTTTVSAGTLSVAADNNLGTGAVTLAAGTTLAVTGATTVDNAIALSGNATVDNTGAVTLSGVISGANSLAKTGAGALTLSGVNTYTGTTTVSTGTLALSGGSALADTSAVTVSTGATLALNSGEVIGSLAGAGNVTLGTFTLTPGADDTSTTFSGAISGTGGLTKVGLGTLTLSGANTYTGATNVIVGTLELVGGSALTDTTAVVFGTGTILALSASETIGSLFGTGNVTLGAFTLTTGGDDTSTTVTGIISGTGGVTKTGTGTFTLGGANTYTGTTTVSAGTLALNGGAAVADASAVTVSTGATLALSASETIGSLAGAGNVTLGAFTLTAGGDNSSTTFSGVASGTGNLTKAGTGTLTLSGANTYTGTTTVSAGTLSVTGDTNLGTGALTLAAGTTLAVTGATTIDNAIALSGAATIDNAAAVTISGVISGANNLTKAGAGVLTLSATNTYTGSTTVSAGTLSVTGSITTSSGVQVASGGTLGGTGDVPAVTVASGGTVAPGTSPGLLTMGNLALAAGSTFSAEVNGTAPSTDYDQVVAGGTVDVTGATLTITLGFTPVAGTSFLLISNDGVDAVTGTFNGLAEGATFTTGGVTFTISYVGGTGNDVVITTAPPTVSIGNVTAAEGNTGGTSFTFTVTLSVPSSQTVTVDYATAAGTATAGTDFTAASGTVTFAPGETSKTVTVTVTGDTAVESDETFTVVLSNPTNTTIATGTGTGTITNDDTATGTTVISVGAGNGTPGTVVPVDPATGQKGTPILAFAGFGGEIRVASGDINGDGQADTITGAGAGAPGGHVKVFAADGTLLRSFLAFDGFTGGVFVTSGDVNGDGFDDIIVSADAGAAPHVKVFSGADGALLQSFFAYDAGFTGGVRVGTGDVNGDGFDDIITGTGAGTTAHVKAFSGADGSLLRSFFAYDAGFSGGVYVAAGDLNGDGLDDIVTGSGPGAPGGHVKVFSGSDTSLIQSFLAYDAGFRGGVRVGTGSVNGSAAVLTGAGPGAGPHVKAFVNGVQVASLLAGDPTFSGGVYVG from the coding sequence GTGACTGTGATTTCCACTCTCCTCCGCCGGCTCCAGAAGTCCCGCACCCTTTCCCCCGTCGCCCGCGCCCGTGCGCGGTTGCAAGTGGCGCTCCTGGAGGACCGCACGGTCCCCACGACGCTCACGTGGACCGGGGCGATAGACGCCGACTGGAGCACGTCGGGCAACTGGGACGACGGGGCGGCCAACACCGAAGTCCCGGACTCGGCCGACGACGTCCTGGTGTTCACGACCGGCGGCGCCAACCAGAGCACCAATAACGACATCGGCGCGCTGACCGTCGACCAGATCCAGTTCGGCGACTCGGGCTACACCCTGTCCGGTACCGCGCTCACCCTGGCCACCAGTCTGACCGACACGACCGCGTCGGGCACGAACACCATCGCACTGGACGTCGCGGGCGCCGCGACGTTGTCGAAGTCCGGCGCCGGAACCCTGGAACTCTCGGGCGCCAACACCTTCACCGGCGCCACCACGGTGTCCGCGGGCACGCTGACGCTCACGGGCGGTTCGGCCCTGGCGGACACCGTGGCCGTGAACCTGAGTTCCGGCACCGCGAACCTCGCGCTCGGTGCGAGTGAGACGATCGGCTCGCTCGCCGGCAGCGGCACCGTGGACCTGAGCGCGTTCACCCTGACCACCGGGGGCGCCGGCACCAGCACCGCATTCAGTGGTGTGATCTCCGGCGCCGGCAACCTGGCCAAGGCGGGTGCCGGAACGTTCACCCTGTCGGGGGCCAACACGTACACGGGAACCACGACGGTTTCCGCGGGCACTCTGAGCGTCACCGACGATACGAACCTGGGCACCGGAGCAGTTACCCTGGCAGCGGGCACCACGCTGGCTGTGACCGGGGCCACCACGATCGATAACGCGGTCGCGCTCTCGGGTGCCGCCACGATCAGCAACACGGCCGCGGTCACCGTCTCCGGTCTCATTTCTGGCAGCAGCACCCTCACCAAGACCGGCGCCGGAACGCTCACCCTGACGAACACCGGCAACGAGGCCGCGTTCAGCGGCGCCATCACCGCGAGCAGCGGCACGCTGGCGGTGGGGGACGACGACGCCCTCGGCAGCGGCGCCCTCACGTTCAGCGGCGGCTTCTTCACCCTCACCGGCACTACCACCGTCGACAACGCCATCGTCCTCAACGCCAGCGCCACCCCGATCAGTGTGGGTACGGGCCTTACAGCGACCCTCTCGGGCGTCGTCTCCGAAACCGGTGGCGCGCGCGCGATCAACAAGGCGGGCGCCGGGACGCTCGTCCTCGCCGGGACCAACACTTACACCGGCAACACCAACCTCAACGGGGGCACGGTGAGCGTCGCCGGGGACGCCAACCTCGGCTCCGGCACCATCCTGTTCAACCAATCCGCCCCGACCCTGCTGGTGACCGGCACGGGCACCATCGACAACCTGATCGCGCTCAGCGTCGCGGGCACCATCGACAACGCGAACGCGGTGACGCTCTCGGGCGTCATCTCCGGGGCGAACAACCTGACCAAGGCCGGGGCCGGCGTGCTCACCCTCTCCGGGGCCAACACCTTCACCGGCACCGCCACTGTGTCCGCGGGTACGTTAACGCTCTCGGGCAATTCTGCGATCGCGGATACGGTGGCCGTCACCGTGAGCACCGGGGCCACCCTCAATCTGGGCAATGACGAGACCATCGGCTCGCTCGCGGGCGCGGGCAACGTGACCCTCGGCGCGAACTTCCTCACGGCGGGCGCCGATAACACCAGCACCACGTTCTCCGGTGTGATTAGCGGCACGGGAACCTTAACCAAGCAGGGCACGGGAACCCTCACCCTGTCGGGGGCCAACACGTACACGGGAGCTACGACGGTCAGCGCGGGCACCCTGAGCGTGGCGGCGGACAACAACCTGGGCACCGGTGTCCTCACCCTGGCGGGCGGCACCACGCTGACCGTCACGGGGACCGGCGTCACGGTCGACAACCTCGTCACCCTCTCGGGCGCGGCGACGGTCAGCAACGCCAACGCGGTCACCCTTTCGGGTGTCATCTCGGGGGCCAACAATCTGGCCAAGACCGGGGCCGGAACGTTCACCCTGTCGGGGGCCAACACGTACACGGGAACCACGACCGTGTCCGCGGGTACCCTGAGTGTTGCGGCGGACAACAACCTGGGCACCGGGGCGGTTACCCTGGCGGCGGGCACCACGCTGGCCGTCACCGGGGCCACCACAGTCGATAACGCCATCGCGCTCTCCGGCAACGCCACGGTCGACAACACGGGCGCGGTGACGCTCTCGGGCGTCATCTCGGGGGCCAACAGCCTGGCCAAGACCGGCGCGGGCGCGCTGACCCTGTCCGGGGTCAACACGTACACCGGGACCACGACCGTGTCCACGGGCACACTGGCGCTTTCGGGCGGCAGTGCCCTGGCCGACACCAGCGCCGTGACCGTGAGCACCGGGGCCACCCTCGCCCTGAATAGCGGCGAAGTGATCGGCTCCCTCGCGGGCGCCGGGAACGTGACCCTCGGCACGTTCACCCTGACCCCCGGGGCCGACGACACCAGCACCACGTTCAGCGGCGCCATTTCCGGCACCGGCGGGCTGACCAAAGTGGGCCTCGGAACGCTCACCCTCTCGGGGGCCAACACGTACACCGGCGCCACCAACGTGATAGTTGGCACGCTCGAACTCGTGGGCGGTTCGGCCCTGACCGATACCACCGCGGTCGTCTTCGGCACCGGTACCATTCTGGCCTTGAGCGCCAGCGAGACCATCGGCTCGCTCTTCGGAACCGGCAACGTGACGCTGGGCGCATTCACCCTGACTACTGGGGGCGACGACACCAGCACGACCGTGACCGGCATCATCTCCGGCACCGGCGGGGTCACCAAGACTGGCACCGGGACGTTCACCCTCGGCGGGGCCAACACGTACACCGGGACCACGACCGTGTCCGCGGGCACGCTGGCGCTCAACGGCGGGGCGGCCGTGGCGGACGCGAGTGCCGTCACGGTAAGCACCGGGGCCACCCTCGCACTAAGCGCGAGCGAGACCATCGGCTCCCTCGCGGGCGCCGGGAACGTGACGCTGGGCGCGTTCACCCTGACCGCCGGGGGCGACAACTCCAGCACCACGTTCAGCGGCGTTGCTTCGGGAACCGGTAACCTGACCAAAGCGGGCACCGGGACACTGACCCTGTCCGGGGCCAACACGTACACGGGAACCACGACGGTTTCGGCCGGCACTCTGAGCGTCACTGGCGACACGAACCTGGGTACTGGCGCTCTCACCCTGGCCGCGGGCACCACGCTGGCCGTCACCGGGGCGACCACGATCGACAACGCGATCGCGCTCTCGGGCGCGGCCACGATCGACAACGCGGCCGCCGTCACCATCTCGGGTGTCATCTCGGGGGCCAATAACCTGACGAAGGCCGGGGCCGGGGTGCTGACGCTGTCGGCGACCAACACGTACACCGGCTCTACCACCGTCTCCGCCGGCACTTTGAGCGTCACCGGGAGCATTACCACTAGCTCGGGCGTCCAGGTTGCCAGCGGTGGCACGCTGGGCGGCACGGGCGACGTGCCCGCGGTGACGGTCGCCAGCGGTGGCACGGTCGCCCCGGGCACGTCGCCCGGGTTACTGACTATGGGCAATCTGGCCCTCGCCGCCGGTTCCACCTTCAGCGCCGAAGTCAACGGCACCGCCCCCAGCACCGATTACGACCAAGTCGTTGCCGGCGGCACGGTGGACGTGACCGGCGCGACGCTGACCATCACGCTCGGGTTCACGCCCGTCGCGGGCACCAGCTTCCTCCTGATTTCCAACGACGGCGTCGACGCGGTGACCGGCACGTTCAACGGACTGGCCGAGGGCGCGACCTTCACCACCGGCGGGGTGACGTTCACGATCAGCTACGTCGGCGGCACCGGCAACGACGTGGTCATCACGACCGCTCCCCCGACCGTGTCCATCGGTAACGTGACGGCGGCAGAGGGGAACACGGGCGGAACGAGCTTCACCTTCACCGTCACCCTGTCGGTCCCCAGCAGCCAGACCGTCACCGTGGACTACGCGACCGCGGCCGGCACCGCGACCGCGGGCACCGACTTCACGGCCGCGTCGGGCACGGTCACGTTCGCCCCGGGCGAGACCTCGAAGACCGTCACGGTCACGGTGACCGGTGACACGGCGGTCGAGTCCGACGAGACGTTCACGGTGGTCCTCTCGAACCCCACGAACACGACGATCGCGACCGGCACGGGCACGGGTACGATCACGAACGACGACACCGCCACCGGCACGACCGTCATCAGCGTCGGCGCCGGGAACGGGACGCCGGGAACGGTGGTCCCGGTGGACCCGGCGACCGGCCAAAAGGGGACGCCGATCCTGGCGTTCGCCGGGTTCGGCGGCGAGATCCGGGTCGCGTCCGGGGACATCAACGGGGACGGACAGGCGGACACGATCACCGGGGCGGGCGCGGGCGCACCGGGCGGGCACGTGAAGGTGTTCGCCGCGGACGGCACGCTGCTCCGCAGCTTCCTGGCGTTCGACGGGTTCACCGGCGGCGTGTTCGTCACGTCCGGGGACGTGAACGGGGACGGGTTCGACGACATCATCGTCTCGGCGGACGCGGGGGCCGCGCCGCACGTGAAGGTGTTCAGCGGTGCGGACGGCGCGCTCCTCCAGAGCTTCTTCGCTTACGACGCCGGGTTCACCGGCGGGGTCCGCGTGGGCACCGGGGACGTGAACGGGGACGGGTTCGACGACATCATCACCGGAACCGGCGCGGGCACCACGGCGCACGTGAAGGCGTTCAGCGGCGCGGACGGTTCGCTCCTCCGCAGCTTCTTCGCCTACGACGCCGGGTTCTCGGGCGGCGTGTACGTCGCGGCGGGGGATCTGAACGGGGACGGGCTCGATGACATCGTCACCGGCTCCGGTCCGGGCGCCCCGGGCGGGCACGTGAAAGTGTTCAGCGGCTCGGACACTTCGTTGATTCAGAGCTTCTTGGCCTACGACGCGGGATTCCGGGGCGGGGTCCGCGTGGGCACCGGGAGCGTGAACGGTAGCGCGGCCGTGCTCACCGGGGCCGGCCCCGGCGCCGGCCCGCACGTGAAGGCGTTCGTCAACGGCGTGCAAGTGGCCAGCCTCTTGGCGGGCGACCCGACGTTCAGCGGCGGCGTCTACGTGGGCTAA
- a CDS encoding RNA polymerase sigma factor, whose product MPLATLPIPPAPLTDDALLARFASGDRAALDDLFRRYRSVAYRVAYRLLGREADALDAVQDGFVNALTHLDRFSGRSSFKTWLLRVVCNAALDIGRQRKRNERVPQAPRGFSPDGFGADDLPPADTNLVRADLRRVIDAALARLPDVQRQTFVLHVEGELTYREVADALGISIGTVMSRLFYARQKLKDLLAAYQQP is encoded by the coding sequence ATGCCGCTCGCCACGTTACCGATTCCGCCGGCCCCGCTCACAGACGACGCACTGCTCGCGCGCTTCGCGAGCGGCGACCGCGCCGCACTCGACGACCTGTTCCGCCGATACCGGAGCGTCGCGTACCGGGTCGCGTACCGGCTACTCGGCCGCGAGGCCGATGCGCTCGACGCGGTCCAGGACGGGTTCGTGAACGCGCTCACGCACCTGGACCGGTTCAGCGGCCGCAGTTCGTTCAAAACGTGGCTCCTGCGGGTCGTGTGCAACGCGGCCCTTGATATCGGTCGGCAGCGGAAGCGGAACGAGCGCGTGCCGCAGGCGCCGCGCGGGTTCTCGCCCGACGGGTTCGGGGCGGACGACCTGCCGCCCGCCGATACGAACCTCGTGCGGGCCGACCTGCGGCGGGTGATCGATGCGGCCCTCGCCCGCCTGCCCGACGTGCAGAGGCAGACGTTCGTCTTGCACGTCGAGGGCGAACTGACCTATCGTGAAGTTGCCGACGCGCTGGGGATCTCCATCGGCACCGTGATGAGCCGCCTGTTCTACGCCCGACAAAAACTGAAAGACCTGCTGGCCGCGTACCAACAGCCATGA
- a CDS encoding Rieske (2Fe-2S) protein has translation MPQRVTVAKVADIPDGGSVVVNVLKRDVAVFNVNGSFFAVDDFCPHMGASLSGGYIEDGCVTCPWHFWRFRLTDGAWADNPKQKIGAYPIHVVGDDVQLELPDLPVV, from the coding sequence GTGCCCCAGCGAGTGACGGTCGCAAAAGTGGCGGACATCCCCGACGGCGGGAGCGTGGTGGTCAACGTTCTCAAGCGGGACGTTGCGGTCTTCAATGTGAACGGCTCGTTCTTCGCCGTCGACGACTTCTGCCCGCACATGGGCGCGTCGCTGTCGGGCGGGTACATCGAGGACGGCTGCGTGACGTGCCCGTGGCACTTCTGGCGGTTCCGCCTGACGGACGGCGCGTGGGCAGACAACCCCAAGCAGAAGATCGGCGCGTACCCGATTCACGTCGTCGGGGACGATGTGCAACTGGAACTGCCGGACCTGCCCGTTGTGTAA
- a CDS encoding KdsC family phosphatase — protein MQTSDLSQRAAAIELLLLDVDGVLTDGRVVYADDGRELKFFHVRDGSGLKLWRAAGKRAAIVSGRDSRAVERRAAELGIHPVLQGRENKLRAFEDVLAQTGLNPEQVCAIGDDLPDVPVLRRCGLAAAVADACPEARAAAHYVTAVPGGHGAVRELIEWLLRAQGRWAEVTAGYAN, from the coding sequence ATGCAGACGTCCGACCTCTCCCAGCGCGCCGCGGCCATCGAGCTCCTGCTCCTCGACGTGGACGGCGTCCTCACCGACGGCCGCGTGGTCTACGCCGACGACGGGCGCGAGCTCAAATTCTTCCACGTGCGCGACGGGTCGGGGTTGAAGTTGTGGCGCGCCGCGGGTAAGCGGGCGGCCATCGTTTCGGGACGAGATTCGCGCGCGGTGGAGCGCCGGGCCGCCGAACTGGGCATCCACCCGGTTCTCCAAGGCCGCGAGAACAAGCTCCGCGCGTTCGAGGACGTGCTGGCCCAGACCGGGCTGAACCCGGAGCAGGTGTGCGCGATCGGGGACGACCTCCCCGACGTGCCCGTGCTACGGCGGTGCGGGCTGGCGGCCGCGGTCGCCGATGCGTGCCCGGAAGCGCGGGCCGCGGCCCATTACGTGACCGCGGTCCCGGGCGGGCACGGGGCCGTGCGCGAGCTGATCGAGTGGCTACTGAGGGCACAGGGCCGGTGGGCCGAAGTGACCGCCGGCTACGCCAACTAG
- the corA gene encoding magnesium/cobalt transporter CorA produces the protein MITVHRWNGSCCERTGAEGMPESAASIAAEGFVWIDMSAPTPEEEAAVFQKFLPVHMLTLEDITRMRREPDQGAHFPKVEEFPDYLFVIVNPLPPGLSKLAASKGKPAEGEAKLPSASRMLRRHRPQLSAVLSRNVLVTHSMEPLACIASAHQFLARHGESARRGPDYVFHIVLDAMVDEYAPVVEWVAGRLDRLESQIFTRPTAKLISGILKLKRIVTGMRKTLIIEREVLSRLIRGEFELVEAREMAYYRNVYDHLVRYTELIEAAREMVSDLAETHLAAVSNRLNQIMKVLTMISTTILPLTLISSVYGMNFKHMPELEWEWGYPLALGLMALTGIASLGFFRWKKWI, from the coding sequence ATGATTACCGTCCACCGCTGGAACGGCTCCTGTTGCGAGCGCACGGGTGCAGAGGGGATGCCCGAATCGGCCGCGTCCATCGCGGCCGAAGGGTTCGTCTGGATCGATATGAGTGCGCCGACCCCGGAAGAAGAAGCGGCAGTGTTTCAGAAGTTTCTGCCGGTTCACATGCTCACGCTCGAAGACATCACCCGCATGCGGCGCGAACCGGACCAGGGGGCACACTTCCCGAAGGTGGAAGAGTTCCCGGATTACCTGTTCGTGATCGTGAACCCGCTCCCGCCCGGGCTCTCCAAACTGGCCGCATCGAAGGGCAAGCCGGCCGAGGGCGAAGCCAAGCTCCCGTCCGCGTCGCGGATGCTGCGCCGGCACCGGCCCCAGTTGAGCGCGGTCCTCTCGCGGAACGTACTCGTCACGCACTCGATGGAGCCGCTCGCGTGCATCGCGAGCGCGCACCAGTTCCTCGCGCGCCACGGGGAATCGGCCCGGCGCGGCCCGGACTACGTGTTCCACATCGTCCTCGACGCGATGGTGGACGAGTACGCGCCGGTGGTGGAGTGGGTCGCGGGCCGGCTGGACCGGTTGGAATCGCAGATCTTCACGCGCCCCACGGCCAAACTCATCTCCGGCATCCTGAAGCTCAAGCGGATCGTCACCGGTATGCGGAAGACGCTCATCATCGAGCGCGAGGTGCTGTCGCGGTTGATCCGGGGGGAGTTCGAGTTGGTGGAGGCGCGCGAGATGGCGTACTACCGCAACGTGTACGACCACCTCGTCCGATACACGGAGCTAATTGAGGCCGCGCGCGAAATGGTCAGCGACCTGGCCGAGACGCACCTCGCGGCCGTCTCGAACCGGTTGAACCAGATCATGAAGGTGCTCACCATGATCTCCACGACCATCCTCCCGCTGACGCTCATTTCCAGCGTCTACGGCATGAACTTCAAGCACATGCCGGAACTGGAATGGGAGTGGGGGTACCCGCTCGCGCTGGGGTTGATGGCGCTGACGGGAATCGCGTCCCTGGGGTTCTTCCGCTGGAAAAAGTGGATTTGA
- a CDS encoding cytochrome c: protein MMRVRFWFAAALFGLACAFVPVAQSQPQTAKGKPAPKLEPVAETKLLMEGIADPNARALGKLFAAKPKDAEVWAFARGQSLLLAEAGNLLMMRPPKTKDGQDPWLAHAADLRENATALARAAAAKDYLQARTALAGVANACNRCHQTFRVGVRVDPFAGE from the coding sequence ATGATGCGCGTGCGGTTCTGGTTCGCAGCGGCCCTCTTCGGGTTGGCGTGTGCGTTCGTGCCGGTGGCACAGTCGCAGCCACAGACGGCAAAGGGGAAGCCCGCACCCAAACTCGAACCGGTCGCCGAAACGAAGTTACTCATGGAGGGGATCGCGGACCCGAACGCCCGCGCGCTCGGCAAACTGTTCGCCGCGAAACCCAAGGACGCGGAAGTGTGGGCGTTTGCACGCGGTCAATCGCTCCTGCTCGCCGAAGCGGGCAACCTGCTCATGATGCGCCCGCCGAAGACGAAGGACGGGCAAGACCCGTGGTTGGCGCACGCGGCGGACCTGCGCGAGAACGCGACGGCCCTGGCGCGAGCCGCCGCCGCGAAAGACTACCTCCAGGCGCGCACCGCGCTCGCGGGCGTCGCGAACGCATGCAACCGGTGCCACCAGACGTTTCGGGTGGGCGTGCGAGTGGACCCGTTCGCCGGGGAATAG
- a CDS encoding PQQ-binding-like beta-propeller repeat protein gives MALRVNVLACAVLLGAAAATVAPAADWPGFRGPNRDGLCTETGLLKKWPDGGPKQVWTAKDLGLGWGTPSVAEGRIFGIGTRDGKDGVWALKEADGTELWFTPFADPATGLARQTNGPASTPTYDKGKLFAVSANGTLSCLDATKGTVLWKTNYVADFGGKVPTWAYTDSVLIDGDKVICIPGGTKGAVAALKIENGDVVWKTEVNPVGGGFGYSSPVKATIDGVPMYIALLGQSSGVVGVHAETGKLLWQYKNTPAAGGVAQIPIPIVKGDKVWVSCSYGGGAALLQIVPKGQGAFEAKELKAYKKPQLNNHHGGMVLVGDYIYFGHDQNGGKPVCVDFKTGDIKWGPENAPAGGRGSAAVLFADGRLYFRYENGVMVLIEPSPEELKVVSSFKLPEANVKTHSQSWPHPVIVNGKLYIRDQNVMYCYDVKEKVN, from the coding sequence ATGGCGCTGCGAGTTAACGTTTTGGCTTGCGCCGTTCTGCTCGGCGCGGCGGCTGCCACCGTCGCCCCGGCCGCCGACTGGCCGGGCTTCCGCGGCCCGAACCGCGACGGCCTTTGCACCGAAACCGGGCTACTCAAGAAGTGGCCCGACGGCGGCCCCAAACAGGTGTGGACCGCGAAGGATCTCGGCCTCGGCTGGGGCACGCCGTCCGTGGCCGAGGGCAGGATCTTCGGCATCGGCACCCGTGACGGTAAGGACGGCGTGTGGGCGCTAAAGGAGGCCGACGGCACGGAGCTGTGGTTCACCCCGTTCGCCGACCCCGCGACCGGCCTCGCGCGGCAAACGAACGGCCCCGCCAGCACGCCCACCTACGACAAGGGGAAGCTGTTCGCGGTCAGCGCGAACGGGACGCTCTCGTGCCTGGACGCGACCAAGGGCACCGTGTTGTGGAAGACGAACTACGTCGCCGACTTCGGCGGCAAGGTGCCCACGTGGGCGTACACCGACTCCGTGCTGATCGACGGCGACAAGGTCATTTGCATCCCGGGCGGCACGAAGGGGGCGGTCGCGGCGCTAAAGATCGAGAACGGTGACGTGGTGTGGAAGACGGAAGTGAACCCGGTCGGCGGCGGGTTCGGGTACTCGTCCCCCGTCAAGGCGACGATCGACGGCGTCCCCATGTACATCGCACTCCTGGGCCAGTCGTCGGGGGTGGTCGGGGTCCACGCGGAAACGGGTAAACTACTGTGGCAGTACAAGAACACCCCGGCCGCGGGCGGCGTGGCGCAGATCCCGATCCCGATCGTGAAGGGCGACAAGGTGTGGGTGTCGTGCAGCTACGGCGGCGGCGCGGCCCTGCTCCAGATCGTCCCGAAGGGGCAAGGCGCGTTCGAGGCGAAGGAACTGAAGGCGTACAAGAAGCCCCAACTGAACAACCACCACGGCGGCATGGTACTGGTCGGGGACTACATCTACTTCGGTCACGACCAGAACGGGGGCAAGCCCGTGTGCGTCGATTTCAAGACGGGCGACATCAAGTGGGGACCGGAGAACGCGCCCGCGGGCGGGCGGGGCTCCGCGGCGGTCCTGTTCGCCGACGGCCGACTCTATTTCCGCTACGAAAACGGGGTGATGGTGCTCATCGAACCGAGCCCCGAAGAACTCAAAGTGGTCTCGTCCTTCAAGCTCCCGGAAGCGAACGTCAAGACGCACTCACAGAGCTGGCCGCACCCGGTCATTGTTAACGGCAAGCTCTACATCCGCGACCAGAACGTGATGTACTGCTACGACGTCAAGGAAAAGGTGAACTAA